Proteins encoded in a region of the Bradyrhizobium sp. CB3481 genome:
- a CDS encoding polysaccharide deacetylase family protein: MNALLSEARAKVGHRLAMHLRVDLFRLRNPTPMVSFTFDDLPKSAVTTGAAMLEAQGARGTFYVSGSLVGADTPDWVAGDADDVIALHRRGHEIGCHTFSHLRACDLDEAAMRREIVRNRAYLRALDPSVRIESFAYPFGYGSYARKYQLRKSFQTCRSIVQGVNSGGVDLQFLRAMPLIDREMDGAGIDRAFDEAQTTNGWLIFYGHDVAERPSPYGCTPALLSHALEAAVCRNIPVMTMAEAMRCARG, encoded by the coding sequence ATGAACGCGCTGTTGTCAGAAGCAAGGGCAAAGGTCGGCCACCGGCTGGCGATGCACCTGCGCGTCGATCTGTTCCGCCTGCGCAACCCGACACCGATGGTCAGCTTCACCTTCGACGATCTGCCGAAGAGCGCCGTCACGACCGGCGCCGCGATGCTGGAAGCCCAAGGCGCGCGGGGGACGTTCTATGTCTCCGGCAGCCTGGTCGGCGCCGACACGCCGGACTGGGTGGCCGGCGATGCCGACGACGTGATCGCGCTTCATCGCAGGGGTCACGAGATCGGCTGCCACACGTTCTCGCATCTGCGCGCCTGCGACCTCGACGAGGCCGCGATGCGGCGGGAAATCGTGCGCAACCGCGCCTATCTTCGCGCGCTCGATCCCTCGGTCCGGATCGAGAGCTTCGCCTATCCGTTCGGATACGGCTCCTACGCGCGGAAATATCAACTCAGAAAATCGTTTCAGACCTGCCGCAGCATCGTGCAGGGCGTCAATTCCGGCGGCGTCGACCTGCAGTTCCTGCGCGCCATGCCGCTGATCGATCGCGAGATGGACGGCGCCGGCATCGACCGCGCGTTCGACGAGGCGCAGACCACTAACGGATGGTTAATTTTCTACGGCCACGACGTTGCAGAGCGGCCGAGCCCTTATGGCTGCACCCCCGCTCTGCTCAGCCATGCGCTCGAGGCGGCGGTGTGCCGAAACATCCCGGTTATGACCATGGCGGAGGCGATGCGATGCGCCCGCGGTTAA
- a CDS encoding oligosaccharide flippase family protein — MLSQTVHYSVASVVSAAVGLLSAVVFTRLLSPDEYGVYVVGLSTAGIVSALLFTWVRVSALRFQSEGGTVDVRKTIFLAYLISALAAPFALLVATLTTSVSFERNIAAVFFALGLGLFELGQELLKARLQSLAFMSASIIRACLAFVLCLIAALLGGGGLLQLAMAGLTYFVTTALFASTILRSPVAGPKLSDLRTFAGFGIPITLSGIVFAIHAALDRMLVFHFMGDHAAGQYGASADLVRQIILIPAVSIASATIPLAVRAYANGGADEARPHLEFSLEILLAAVLPAVVGVVLTSSYIAGVILGAEFRETAAQIMPILAFAWLFQSFSQSYIHASFHLAKTPFMMTTQSIAMLTANLLVMPLLLARFGLVGAAVSLVIVEGFGAAFGWYLTRKAFPLPFNAFQAVRIVAATAIMALVLTFLKPLLPIGILSFGILAATGCLVYVVAAFAFDIAGLRKAVIVQGARRNLWPASQAGHECPLPASSLTAPVTGLPSISVREP, encoded by the coding sequence ATGCTGAGCCAGACGGTCCATTATTCTGTTGCGAGCGTCGTGTCGGCGGCCGTCGGCCTGCTCAGCGCGGTCGTGTTCACGCGGCTGCTGTCGCCGGACGAGTATGGCGTCTATGTCGTCGGCTTGAGCACTGCGGGCATCGTCTCGGCGCTGCTGTTCACCTGGGTTCGCGTCTCCGCACTGCGGTTCCAGTCGGAAGGCGGAACGGTCGATGTCCGTAAAACCATTTTCCTCGCCTATCTCATCTCCGCCCTCGCCGCTCCGTTCGCCCTTCTTGTTGCCACGCTGACCACGTCGGTATCGTTCGAACGCAATATCGCCGCTGTCTTCTTCGCACTGGGGCTGGGCCTGTTCGAACTCGGGCAGGAGCTGCTCAAGGCGCGATTGCAATCGCTCGCGTTCATGTCGGCGTCTATCATTCGCGCCTGCCTCGCCTTCGTGCTGTGCCTGATCGCGGCGCTGCTCGGCGGCGGCGGGCTGCTCCAGCTAGCCATGGCCGGACTAACCTACTTCGTCACCACCGCGCTGTTTGCGAGCACGATCCTGCGCTCGCCGGTCGCCGGGCCGAAGCTTTCCGACCTGCGCACGTTTGCCGGTTTCGGCATTCCGATCACGCTGTCCGGCATCGTGTTTGCGATCCATGCCGCGCTCGACCGCATGCTGGTGTTTCATTTTATGGGCGACCACGCCGCCGGCCAGTATGGCGCTTCCGCCGACCTCGTCCGGCAGATCATCCTGATCCCGGCAGTCAGCATCGCTTCCGCGACGATCCCGCTGGCGGTGCGCGCCTATGCCAATGGCGGTGCGGACGAAGCCCGGCCGCATCTGGAATTCAGCCTGGAAATCCTGCTCGCCGCCGTGCTGCCGGCCGTCGTCGGCGTGGTGCTGACGAGCAGCTATATCGCCGGCGTGATCCTTGGCGCCGAGTTCCGGGAGACCGCCGCGCAGATCATGCCGATCCTGGCTTTCGCCTGGCTGTTCCAGTCCTTCTCGCAGTCCTACATCCATGCGAGTTTTCATCTCGCCAAGACGCCGTTCATGATGACGACGCAGAGCATCGCGATGCTGACCGCGAACTTGCTCGTCATGCCGCTGCTGCTCGCGCGATTTGGCCTGGTCGGCGCGGCCGTGAGCCTCGTCATCGTCGAGGGTTTTGGCGCGGCGTTCGGCTGGTATCTGACGCGCAAGGCATTCCCGCTGCCCTTCAACGCCTTCCAAGCCGTGCGCATCGTCGCGGCGACCGCGATCATGGCGCTGGTGCTGACGTTCCTGAAACCGCTGCTGCCGATCGGCATCCTCTCGTTCGGCATCCTCGCGGCCACCGGCTGCCTTGTCTATGTCGTGGCGGCCTTCGCATTCGATATCGCAGGACTGCGAAAAGCCGTGATCGTCCAGGGCGCACGCCGAAATCTCTGGCCGGCCAGCCAAGCAGGGCACGAATGCCCGCTTCCGGCCTCTTCCCTCACCGCGCCCGTCACGGGCCTTCCCAGCATATCGGTCAGAGAACCATGA
- a CDS encoding class I SAM-dependent methyltransferase yields the protein MNKATPTSEWMTSMDDAVTLGHTQTATAAPEAAQHPQALLELAHGEARQSLLTVHGILEAILPSGELAIYEAGGGSTSFLPLKVLRRAHVTVVDIDEDQIRNNDYAHQAILGDIQVHRFKPNSFDLVICYNVIEHVPDVEAALLRFCEALKPNGLILIGAPNPKSLSGVVTKYSPHWFHVWFYRHVRGDKKAGLPGHAPFPTLFHPLVTLSNLEAFAEANGLQMIYRKQYESPRYPEMRLRMPAFAALVDAAARVMNFFLPGKTDVRHGDYHVILRKR from the coding sequence ATGAACAAGGCAACCCCCACCTCGGAATGGATGACGTCGATGGACGATGCCGTCACGCTTGGCCACACGCAGACCGCCACCGCCGCGCCGGAAGCCGCGCAGCATCCGCAGGCGCTGCTCGAGCTCGCGCATGGCGAGGCGCGGCAGAGCCTGCTCACCGTCCATGGTATTCTCGAAGCGATCCTTCCCTCGGGGGAGCTCGCGATCTACGAGGCCGGCGGCGGCTCGACCAGCTTCCTGCCGCTCAAGGTGCTGCGTCGCGCCCATGTCACCGTGGTCGATATCGATGAGGACCAGATCCGCAACAACGATTATGCGCACCAGGCGATTCTCGGCGATATCCAGGTGCATCGCTTCAAGCCGAACAGTTTTGACCTCGTGATCTGCTATAACGTGATCGAGCACGTGCCCGACGTCGAAGCCGCGCTATTGCGCTTCTGCGAGGCGCTGAAGCCGAACGGCCTGATCCTGATCGGCGCGCCGAATCCGAAATCGCTGTCCGGCGTGGTTACCAAATACTCGCCGCACTGGTTTCATGTCTGGTTCTACCGCCACGTCCGCGGCGACAAGAAAGCCGGCCTGCCCGGCCACGCGCCATTCCCGACGCTGTTCCATCCGCTTGTCACGCTTTCTAACCTGGAGGCGTTCGCCGAGGCCAACGGCCTGCAGATGATCTATCGCAAGCAGTATGAGAGCCCGCGCTATCCAGAGATGCGGCTGCGCATGCCGGCCTTCGCGGCGCTGGTCGATGCTGCCGCGCGCGTCATGAACTTCTTCCTGCCTGGCAAAACCGATGTCCGCCACGGCGACTACCACGTGATCCTTCGGAAGCGTTGA
- a CDS encoding exopolysaccharide transport family protein, whose amino-acid sequence MLIYDQPIERTKPEGRPAAAAPAGFSVLELVQLLWQRKAAIASAALIAACTAVAVGKSLTPKYTASAQLYVDPRELQLVDRELTPRAQDISGLAMVVESQARVITSNNVLLQVIRDTNLEKDPEFGGSDGRGFLGSLLGLVGIELRPSAEQQKQIQMGALEALNRHINVKKTDRTFIVDIDVWSYEPAKAAMLANAISKAYLAESKQSQAAAARRATTDLSGRLKELQERLRNAENTLAVYKAQNNFVGTQDTLISDQQLSSSNQRLAAARALTLDAQAKYDQIEASRKAASDPSAIPEVLQSQTIANLRAQHAEARKRQAELQSELGPRHPALRQAEQQVQDLRRTINEEVGRFAQAAKNDLIRARDYEASLSKALEAQKRQSVQMSQASVRLRELERDVEASRDVYQSFLKRSRETEEQESLNTSNARIIGEATVPQRRTFPPAMSLLAMIGFVLGGLAAAGWIIAANQLAPGTGPLPQPKETPKEALKEFAAAVAKGGGEPRPQAAVSLIEKPMILELQETDVIRTLGGILATDETADVTRLGWPTLRAGFPQMAVLTAMREMRAALARRAGEQPLPVMAVIGADADQDRSIAALNIALAAARDGVKVLLIDADLKQRALSGKVSHLAKSEPSRFGWLGIGAKPPQAIPTANGISILPAANAGDAKAADAIRKAVAQARSEAGHDLVILDGPALPWGSADRKLLDIADGLVGILPTQLDINEHMEGIISALGGDERKIVGVVLSEVSATALGSQQDKQYA is encoded by the coding sequence ATGCTTATCTATGACCAGCCGATAGAGCGGACGAAGCCCGAGGGCAGGCCGGCGGCAGCCGCGCCGGCCGGCTTCAGCGTGCTCGAACTGGTCCAGCTGCTGTGGCAGCGCAAGGCCGCGATCGCCTCCGCCGCGCTGATCGCCGCCTGCACGGCCGTCGCGGTCGGCAAGAGCCTGACGCCGAAATACACCGCCTCCGCCCAGCTCTATGTCGATCCCCGCGAACTGCAGCTGGTCGACCGCGAGCTGACGCCGCGCGCGCAGGATATTTCCGGCCTTGCCATGGTGGTGGAGAGCCAGGCGCGCGTCATCACCTCGAACAACGTGCTGCTGCAGGTGATCCGTGACACCAATCTGGAAAAGGATCCGGAGTTTGGCGGTAGCGACGGCAGGGGTTTTCTTGGATCGTTGCTCGGCCTGGTCGGGATCGAGCTGCGGCCATCCGCCGAACAGCAGAAGCAGATCCAGATGGGCGCGCTGGAAGCGCTCAATCGGCACATCAACGTCAAGAAGACCGATCGCACCTTCATCGTCGACATCGACGTCTGGTCCTATGAGCCTGCCAAGGCAGCGATGCTCGCCAATGCGATCTCGAAGGCCTATCTCGCCGAATCCAAGCAGTCGCAGGCCGCTGCCGCGCGGCGCGCCACCACCGACCTGTCCGGCCGGCTGAAGGAACTGCAGGAACGACTGCGCAACGCCGAGAACACGCTCGCCGTCTACAAGGCTCAGAACAATTTCGTCGGCACCCAGGACACGCTGATCAGCGACCAGCAGCTGTCCTCCAGCAACCAGCGGCTCGCCGCCGCCCGCGCGCTGACGCTTGACGCCCAGGCCAAGTACGACCAGATCGAAGCCAGCCGCAAGGCTGCGTCCGATCCCAGCGCCATTCCTGAGGTGCTGCAATCGCAGACCATCGCCAATCTCCGGGCGCAGCATGCCGAAGCGCGCAAGCGCCAGGCGGAGCTACAGAGCGAATTGGGACCACGCCATCCGGCGCTGCGTCAGGCCGAACAGCAGGTGCAGGACCTGCGCCGCACCATCAATGAAGAGGTCGGGCGCTTTGCCCAGGCCGCCAAGAACGACCTGATCCGTGCCCGCGATTATGAAGCCTCCCTCAGCAAGGCGCTGGAAGCCCAGAAGCGCCAGAGCGTGCAGATGAGCCAGGCCTCGGTGCGCCTGCGCGAACTCGAACGCGATGTCGAGGCAAGCCGCGACGTTTATCAGTCATTCCTGAAGCGCTCGCGCGAGACCGAGGAGCAGGAGAGCCTCAATACCTCGAACGCACGCATCATCGGCGAAGCCACGGTGCCGCAGCGGCGGACCTTCCCGCCGGCGATGAGCCTCTTGGCGATGATCGGCTTTGTGCTGGGCGGACTGGCTGCCGCGGGGTGGATCATCGCGGCCAATCAACTGGCCCCGGGTACGGGCCCGCTTCCGCAGCCGAAAGAAACGCCGAAGGAAGCTCTGAAAGAATTCGCGGCGGCGGTGGCGAAGGGCGGCGGCGAACCCCGGCCGCAAGCCGCCGTCAGCCTGATCGAAAAGCCGATGATCCTGGAGCTGCAGGAAACCGACGTGATCCGTACGCTCGGCGGCATCCTCGCAACGGACGAAACCGCCGACGTCACGCGGCTCGGCTGGCCGACGCTGCGCGCGGGCTTTCCGCAAATGGCGGTCCTCACCGCTATGCGCGAGATGCGCGCGGCGCTGGCCCGGCGCGCCGGCGAGCAGCCCCTGCCCGTGATGGCCGTGATCGGCGCGGATGCCGACCAGGATCGCAGCATTGCCGCGCTGAACATCGCCCTTGCCGCCGCACGCGACGGCGTGAAGGTGCTGTTGATCGATGCCGACCTCAAGCAGCGCGCGCTATCGGGCAAGGTGAGCCACCTCGCCAAGAGCGAGCCAAGCCGGTTCGGCTGGCTTGGCATCGGCGCCAAGCCGCCGCAAGCGATTCCGACGGCCAACGGCATTTCGATCCTGCCGGCCGCAAATGCCGGCGACGCCAAGGCCGCCGACGCCATCCGAAAGGCGGTTGCGCAGGCCCGTTCCGAGGCCGGCCACGACCTCGTGATCCTCGACGGACCGGCGCTGCCGTGGGGATCGGCCGACCGCAAGCTGCTCGATATCGCGGACGGGCTGGTTGGGATCTTGCCGACGCAGCTCGACATCAACGAACACATGGAGGGCATCATCTCCGCCCTCGGCGGCGACGAACGCAAGATCGTCGGCGTCGTCCTCAGCGAAGTCAGCGCGACGGCGCTAGGCTCACAGCAGGACAAGCAGTATGCGTGA